In one window of Episyrphus balteatus chromosome 3, idEpiBalt1.1, whole genome shotgun sequence DNA:
- the LOC129915395 gene encoding uncharacterized protein LOC129915395 yields the protein MILFITAVYKGLSSIIKVQGQSSLLTYLELAKAVKDQFKIIGNIKFYDAKANVFICDEDVVEYAIQFKSSPSWTLGVLDDGVLEIPGSQGSSLSIRDSDTTVANSSSISDISVTPSPPPKHPSEIILQE from the exons ATGATTCTTTTCATTACTGCTGTATATAAAGGGTTATCATCAATAATAAAAGTCCAAGGACAATCTAGTTTATTAACATACTTAGAGTTGGCCAAAGCTG TCAAAGATCAATTTAAAATCAtcggaaatattaaattttacgaTGCAAAAGCTAACGTTTTTATTTGTGATGAGGACGTAGTTGAGTATGCAATCCAGTTTAAATCTTCTCCAAGCTGGACCTTAGGAGTGCTAGACGATGGCGTTCTTGAAATTCCAG GTTCCCAAGGAAGTTCCCTATCAATACGTGACAGTGATACTACTGTAGCAAATTCATCTTCTATAAGTGACATTAGTGTAACACCATCGCCACCACCGAAACATCCTTCAGAAATAATACTTCAAGAATAA